One Candidatus Limnocylindria bacterium genomic region harbors:
- a CDS encoding acetyl-CoA C-acyltransferase: MSRHPRDAVVLGYVRTPIGRYGGGLAQVRPDDLASHVIRAVLEHTDIGDDQVDEVVFGAANQSGEDNRNVGRMAALLAGLPDSVPGLTVNRLCGSGLEAINDAARRIRDGEANVVIAGGVESMTRAPQVTLKPSEAFPRGERVLFDTTLGWRLVNPRMVDLGYHPISLGETAENVRAKEKVTRAEQDEYAARSQQRYAKAKADGFFTAEIAGVHNGTALVHEDEHPRPDSTVEKLAKLKPAFKSDGTVTAGNSSGINDGAAALIIASREKAEELGLRALGRVVAAASAGVHPDYMGLGPIPAVRKLVARTGIAPDACDAIELNEAFAAQVIPCIRALHLPDDRTNPNGGAIAIGHPIGMSGARLAGTVLRELERRGGHYGIATLCIGVGQGLATLFERESA, encoded by the coding sequence ATGAGCCGCCATCCGCGGGACGCCGTCGTCCTCGGCTACGTGCGCACCCCCATCGGCCGCTACGGTGGCGGCCTCGCGCAGGTCCGCCCCGACGACCTCGCGTCGCACGTGATCCGGGCGGTCCTCGAACACACCGACATCGGCGACGATCAGGTGGACGAGGTCGTGTTCGGCGCGGCGAACCAATCCGGCGAGGACAACCGCAACGTCGGCCGCATGGCCGCGCTCCTCGCCGGCCTTCCCGACTCGGTGCCCGGTCTGACCGTGAATCGCCTCTGCGGTTCGGGCCTCGAAGCGATCAACGACGCGGCGCGGCGCATTCGCGACGGTGAGGCCAACGTCGTGATCGCGGGCGGGGTCGAGAGCATGACCCGGGCGCCGCAGGTCACGCTCAAGCCGTCGGAAGCCTTCCCCCGCGGCGAGCGCGTGCTCTTCGACACCACGCTCGGCTGGCGCCTGGTGAATCCGCGCATGGTCGATCTCGGCTATCACCCGATCTCGCTCGGCGAGACCGCGGAGAACGTTCGTGCGAAGGAGAAGGTAACCCGCGCGGAGCAGGACGAGTACGCGGCACGCAGCCAGCAGCGCTACGCGAAGGCGAAAGCGGACGGCTTCTTCACCGCCGAGATCGCCGGTGTGCACAACGGGACTGCGCTGGTCCACGAGGACGAACATCCGCGGCCGGACTCGACAGTGGAGAAGCTCGCGAAGCTCAAGCCCGCGTTCAAGAGCGACGGTACCGTGACGGCCGGCAACTCATCGGGCATCAACGACGGTGCGGCGGCGCTCATCATCGCCTCGCGCGAGAAGGCGGAGGAGCTCGGCCTCCGCGCGCTGGGGCGCGTCGTCGCCGCGGCGTCGGCCGGCGTGCATCCCGACTACATGGGCCTCGGCCCGATCCCCGCGGTGCGGAAGCTTGTCGCACGGACCGGCATCGCTCCCGACGCGTGCGACGCGATCGAGCTCAACGAGGCGTTCGCCGCGCAGGTGATCCCGTGCATCCGCGCGCTCCATCTGCCGGACGACCGCACGAACCCCAACGGCGGCGCGATCGCGATCGGCCATCCGATCGGGATGTCCGGGGCGAGGCTGGCCGGCACCGTGCTGCGCGAGCTCGAGCGGCGCGGCGGCCACTACGGCATCGCGACGCTGTGCATCGGCGTAGGGCAGGGCCTGGCTACGCTTTTCGAGCGCGAGTCGGCCTAG
- a CDS encoding enoyl-CoA hydratase-related protein, with translation MTTRAPIRVEREGALAVITLDRPDVLNAFDETLTSALSAAIADTGSDDSVRAVVITGAGRAFSAGQDLRDRAMQIDAGAELHLGDELRRRYHPLIAALREMRKPVVAAVNGVVAGAGLGIAVACDVRVASASASFRAAWTRVGLVPDAGSAYFLPRIVGWGRATDMVLTGDPVSADEALRIGLVTRVWPDAEFADGWRKYAQALAEGATVAYALSKEGLSAAWDRDFAAFLELESSLQDRAGRTRDYAEGVRAFRAKTAAKFEGR, from the coding sequence GTGACGACGCGAGCCCCGATCCGTGTCGAACGCGAGGGCGCGCTCGCGGTGATCACGCTCGACCGGCCGGACGTGCTCAACGCGTTCGACGAAACGCTCACGAGCGCGCTCTCTGCCGCGATCGCCGATACGGGGTCCGACGACTCCGTCCGCGCGGTCGTCATCACCGGCGCAGGACGCGCCTTCTCCGCCGGACAGGATCTCCGGGACCGCGCGATGCAGATCGACGCGGGCGCCGAGCTGCACCTGGGCGACGAGTTGCGCCGCCGCTACCACCCGCTCATCGCGGCGCTCCGCGAGATGCGTAAGCCTGTCGTGGCAGCGGTGAACGGTGTCGTCGCCGGCGCCGGACTCGGCATCGCCGTCGCGTGCGACGTGCGCGTCGCGTCAGCGTCGGCGTCGTTCCGCGCGGCGTGGACGCGCGTCGGCCTCGTGCCCGACGCCGGGTCCGCGTATTTCCTTCCGCGCATCGTCGGTTGGGGACGTGCCACGGACATGGTCCTGACCGGTGACCCGGTGAGCGCGGACGAAGCGCTCCGGATCGGCCTCGTCACGCGGGTGTGGCCGGACGCGGAGTTCGCCGACGGGTGGCGCAAGTACGCCCAGGCGCTGGCCGAGGGCGCCACCGTGGCGTACGCACTTTCAAAGGAAGGACTGAGCGCCGCGTGGGACCGCGACTTCGCGGCGTTCCTCGAGCTCGAGTCGTCGCTGCAGGATCGCGCCGGCCGCACGCGCGACTACGCCGAGGGCGTGCGTGCGTTCAGGGCGAAGACCGCCGCGAAGTTCGAGGGAAGATAG
- a CDS encoding enoyl-CoA hydratase-related protein, whose amino-acid sequence MPNTVLVTREPPIAVVQLNRPDVLNALNEEVLGELVTELAALDDDPEIRCIVLAGNERAFAAGADIKENFVTATPVTMLAQDLTSRWEAIRRVKTPIVAAVSGFALGGGCELAMICDIIVASETAKFGQPEINLGIIPGAGGTQRLTRAVGKWVANEIILTGRFVGAQEAKAIGLVAQVYPAVSWLQDAKALARTIAEKAPVAARLATEAVDLAWNSTLDAGLEFERKAFYLLFATEDKKEGVDAFVNKRKPSFKGK is encoded by the coding sequence GTGCCGAACACCGTCCTGGTGACGCGCGAGCCGCCGATCGCGGTCGTCCAGCTCAACCGGCCGGACGTCCTGAATGCCCTTAATGAAGAGGTACTCGGCGAGCTTGTGACCGAGCTGGCGGCGCTGGACGACGATCCGGAGATCCGCTGCATCGTTCTCGCGGGCAACGAACGCGCGTTCGCCGCCGGCGCGGACATCAAGGAGAACTTCGTGACGGCGACGCCGGTGACGATGCTCGCGCAGGATCTGACCTCGCGCTGGGAAGCGATCCGCCGCGTGAAGACCCCGATCGTCGCGGCGGTGTCGGGCTTCGCGCTCGGCGGAGGCTGCGAGCTCGCGATGATCTGCGACATCATCGTCGCCTCTGAGACAGCGAAGTTCGGCCAGCCCGAGATCAACCTCGGGATCATCCCCGGCGCGGGCGGCACGCAGCGGCTCACGCGCGCGGTGGGGAAGTGGGTCGCGAACGAGATCATCCTGACGGGCCGCTTCGTGGGAGCGCAGGAGGCGAAGGCGATCGGCCTCGTGGCGCAGGTCTACCCCGCGGTGAGCTGGCTGCAGGACGCGAAGGCGCTGGCACGCACGATCGCCGAGAAGGCGCCGGTCGCCGCGCGGCTCGCGACCGAGGCGGTCGATCTGGCGTGGAACTCGACGCTCGACGCCGGTCTCGAATTCGAGCGCAAAGCCTTCTACCTCCTCTTCGCGACCGAGGACAAGAAGGAAGGCGTCGACGCTTTCGTGAACAAGCGCAAGCCCAGCTTCAAAGGAAAGTGA
- a CDS encoding EAL domain-containing protein, with amino-acid sequence MAVVEDALFEDRRLERTLQVARLAGALLVFALGPLFPSLAPSHVLALGAGLLAWTLVNTRLVEAARTAAGYERVARFSFVVDSSVVVYAIWVFAADPQWIAWVVGVLIIIGSAFRFGRLGALASTVILTVAYLVIVGWRLQTYGYNIELQRVAFAVSLYLMTALIMSGAIRELLELRKQREYQLFHDLLTGLPNRALLIERLQQQLLRQPRTGESVALLVMDLTDFKAVNDSLGHNVGDELLRQVGPRLTASLRTADTVARLGGDEFAILLPGTDETGAARVAQKMLAALEQAFPLEGETLDIGASVGVAVAPAHATQADQLLSRADVAMYSAKGSLTGLSVFSAEHEKDGAGRLALMSDLRRAVDEGELMLYYQPQIDLRTGAMTSVEALVRWMHPKRGLVGPDEFIPLAERTGLIKRLTRTVLTEAIRQARAWELAGLRVPIAVNLSMRNIHDPQLPQTIAQLLQRWDARPDLLRLEMTETVLAADPQRALQTMDSLRAMGVHIALDDFGIGYSSLAYLNRLPLDEIKIDRSFVIGMIDDQSSATIVRATVELGHGLGYGVVAEGVENAETRQRLSALGCDAIQGFLVARPMPADQTAEWIGKAGLPTVATIAN; translated from the coding sequence GTGGCCGTTGTGGAGGATGCGCTGTTCGAGGACCGTCGTCTGGAGCGAACGCTCCAGGTGGCGCGGCTTGCGGGCGCCCTCCTGGTCTTCGCTCTCGGGCCCCTCTTCCCGAGCCTCGCGCCGAGCCACGTGCTCGCTCTCGGCGCCGGCCTGCTCGCGTGGACGCTCGTCAACACGCGGCTCGTTGAGGCCGCGCGCACCGCCGCAGGGTACGAACGGGTCGCGCGCTTCAGCTTCGTCGTCGACTCGTCGGTCGTCGTGTACGCGATCTGGGTGTTCGCCGCGGACCCGCAGTGGATCGCGTGGGTCGTCGGAGTGCTCATCATCATCGGATCCGCTTTCCGCTTCGGGCGGCTCGGCGCGCTCGCCTCGACCGTCATCCTGACCGTCGCGTACCTCGTCATCGTCGGGTGGCGGCTGCAAACGTATGGCTACAACATCGAGCTCCAGCGCGTCGCGTTCGCGGTATCCCTGTATCTCATGACCGCCCTCATCATGTCGGGCGCGATACGCGAGCTGCTCGAGCTGCGGAAACAGCGTGAGTACCAGCTCTTCCACGATCTGCTTACCGGTCTGCCGAACCGCGCCCTCCTCATCGAGCGCCTGCAGCAGCAGCTCCTTCGCCAACCGCGCACCGGCGAGTCCGTCGCGCTGCTGGTGATGGACCTGACCGACTTCAAGGCGGTCAACGACAGCCTCGGTCACAACGTCGGCGACGAGCTGCTCCGCCAGGTCGGTCCCCGGCTCACGGCGAGCCTCCGCACCGCCGACACCGTGGCGCGCCTCGGCGGTGACGAGTTCGCGATCCTCCTTCCCGGCACGGACGAGACCGGCGCCGCGCGCGTCGCGCAGAAGATGCTCGCCGCGCTCGAGCAGGCGTTCCCGCTCGAGGGCGAGACGCTCGACATCGGGGCAAGCGTCGGCGTCGCCGTCGCACCGGCGCACGCCACGCAGGCGGATCAACTGCTGTCGCGCGCCGACGTGGCGATGTACAGCGCGAAGGGATCCCTCACCGGGCTCTCGGTGTTCTCGGCGGAGCACGAGAAGGACGGCGCCGGGCGGCTCGCGCTCATGTCCGACCTCCGCCGCGCCGTCGATGAGGGCGAGCTCATGCTCTATTACCAGCCGCAGATCGATCTCCGCACCGGCGCCATGACCAGCGTTGAGGCGCTCGTGCGCTGGATGCACCCGAAGCGCGGCCTCGTCGGCCCCGACGAGTTCATCCCGCTCGCGGAGCGCACCGGTCTCATCAAGCGTCTCACGCGCACCGTGCTCACCGAGGCGATCCGTCAGGCGCGCGCGTGGGAGCTCGCCGGTCTGCGCGTGCCGATCGCGGTGAACCTCTCGATGCGCAACATCCACGACCCGCAGCTGCCACAGACGATCGCACAGCTGCTGCAGCGCTGGGACGCACGGCCCGATCTGCTCCGCCTTGAGATGACCGAGACGGTGCTCGCGGCGGACCCGCAGCGCGCGCTCCAAACGATGGACTCGCTGCGCGCGATGGGTGTGCACATCGCGCTCGACGACTTTGGGATCGGCTACTCGTCGCTCGCGTACCTCAATCGGCTACCGCTCGATGAGATCAAGATCGATCGGTCGTTCGTTATCGGCATGATCGACGACCAATCGAGCGCGACCATCGTGCGCGCAACGGTGGAACTCGGACACGGCCTCGGTTACGGAGTCGTCGCGGAGGGCGTCGAGAACGCCGAAACGCGCCAGCGCCTCAGCGCGCTCGGGTGCGACGCGATCCAGGGCTTCCTCGTCGCCCGACCGATGCCCGCCGACCAGACCGCGGAGTGGATCGGAAAGGCCGGCCTCCCGACCGTCGCGACGATCGCCAACTAG
- a CDS encoding DNA-formamidopyrimidine glycosylase family protein, which yields MPEWPDLHVLRGRLATAFVGKHVTAVRVHDPLVLRATRPLPEALKGCALNDVVHRGRFLTLVFDDNTRLVINPMLSGLFDIVPTETKIRATTAFALTFDGIGSGAPLTDTRDLRYRDDTRMGKVYLVEAGASTADLPGFDRQGPEAGALPWNADEFAARAKATRRELRNLLMSGDFIAGIGNAYADEILWQAKLHPKRRVSTLDDGDLDRLYGALRETLARAVEVVEHELPPALGTKIRTHMKIRGKVGDPCARCGTKIVRTRHGLDEMFVCPKCQPPPKGQLR from the coding sequence GTGCCGGAGTGGCCCGACCTTCACGTTCTGCGCGGCCGGCTCGCCACGGCGTTCGTGGGGAAACATGTCACCGCCGTCCGCGTCCACGATCCGCTCGTCCTGCGGGCGACGCGGCCGCTGCCGGAGGCGCTCAAAGGCTGCGCGCTGAACGATGTCGTGCACCGCGGCCGATTCCTCACCCTCGTCTTCGATGACAACACGCGGCTCGTCATCAATCCGATGCTCTCCGGCCTCTTCGACATCGTCCCGACCGAGACCAAGATCCGCGCGACGACCGCATTCGCGCTCACCTTCGACGGCATCGGATCAGGCGCGCCGCTGACGGACACTCGGGACCTGCGCTACCGCGACGACACGCGGATGGGCAAGGTGTATCTCGTCGAAGCCGGAGCGAGCACCGCCGACCTGCCTGGCTTCGACCGCCAGGGGCCTGAGGCCGGCGCGCTGCCGTGGAATGCGGACGAGTTCGCCGCGCGTGCGAAGGCGACGCGACGCGAGCTGCGCAATCTGCTCATGAGTGGCGACTTCATCGCGGGCATCGGGAACGCGTACGCCGACGAGATCCTGTGGCAGGCGAAGCTGCATCCGAAGCGCCGGGTCTCGACGCTCGACGACGGCGACCTCGACCGGCTGTATGGAGCACTGCGTGAAACGCTCGCGCGAGCGGTCGAGGTCGTCGAGCACGAGCTGCCGCCTGCGCTGGGAACGAAGATCCGCACCCACATGAAGATCCGCGGGAAAGTGGGCGATCCGTGCGCACGATGCGGCACGAAGATCGTGCGGACGCGTCACGGGCTCGATGAGATGTTCGTGTGCCCGAAATGCCAGCCGCCCCCGAAGGGGCAGCTGCGCTAG
- a CDS encoding phosphotransferase translates to MPREVKDDVARILGSPVVRAARVYGGYAPSATFRMVLADGRPAFFKGVSATSNEYMRGALPREERVYRELDGYIHPWAPAFLGAFKRLDWHVLLLEDVGPQTMPPWSPAKARRSARSFAKFHASTHGRPLPRWLSRTEHHDFAGNWRSLSESGELTKTAALARRRADEAREWLDVALPALRENAERLVRLRAPHSLLHFDTRSDNTRLQGEQLRMFDWNFASVGPHEIDAAGFAQATETEGGPSVERTMAWYAEILPLRDSHLDASVAGIAGYFADKAWRPPIPGVPRVRSFQRAQLKVSLAWAARRLALPEPTWLAAVAD, encoded by the coding sequence GTGCCTCGCGAGGTAAAGGACGATGTGGCGCGGATCCTCGGCTCACCGGTCGTGCGCGCAGCCCGTGTCTACGGCGGCTACGCGCCGTCCGCCACGTTCCGCATGGTCCTCGCGGACGGCCGTCCCGCGTTCTTCAAGGGAGTCAGCGCCACGAGCAACGAGTACATGCGCGGCGCGCTACCGCGTGAGGAACGCGTGTATCGCGAGCTTGACGGCTACATCCACCCATGGGCGCCCGCATTTCTAGGGGCCTTCAAGCGGCTCGACTGGCACGTGCTGCTCCTCGAGGACGTCGGGCCGCAGACGATGCCGCCGTGGTCCCCAGCCAAGGCGCGTCGGTCCGCGCGCTCGTTCGCGAAGTTCCACGCGAGCACGCACGGCCGGCCGCTCCCGCGCTGGCTGTCCCGGACCGAGCATCACGACTTCGCGGGCAATTGGCGAAGCCTGTCCGAGAGCGGCGAGCTTACGAAGACCGCCGCTCTCGCGCGGCGCCGCGCCGATGAGGCGCGCGAGTGGCTCGACGTTGCGCTGCCCGCGCTGCGCGAAAACGCCGAGCGCCTTGTGCGACTCCGAGCGCCGCATTCGCTTCTCCACTTCGATACACGCTCGGACAACACGCGTCTGCAGGGAGAACAGCTGCGGATGTTCGACTGGAACTTCGCGAGCGTCGGTCCTCACGAGATCGATGCCGCCGGGTTCGCACAGGCCACCGAGACCGAGGGCGGACCATCTGTCGAACGGACGATGGCCTGGTACGCGGAAATCCTTCCGCTACGCGACTCCCACCTCGATGCGTCGGTCGCGGGGATCGCCGGCTACTTCGCGGACAAAGCCTGGCGTCCGCCGATCCCCGGCGTGCCCCGCGTGCGCTCGTTTCAGCGTGCTCAGCTGAAGGTCTCGCTCGCGTGGGCCGCCAGGCGGCTCGCGCTGCCGGAGCCGACGTGGCTCGCCGCGGTGGCCGACTAG
- a CDS encoding acetate--CoA ligase: MGALHPKVAAWKREATEDPEGFWGRAAEALPWFRKWERVLDWEPPTFRWYRGGLSNLAYNCVDHHVKTGAGAHTALITENERGEQRTYTYAQLHDEVKRVGAALRGLGIKKGDRIAIYMPTCAEAIVLMLGAVRIGAVIIVVFAGFGAGALGERVRLAGARAVFATDVTYRKGKDVPLKQIVDEAVAGSPSVERIIVLKRGSAAVAMAAGRDITWDEFLRGAAGQDDSHVEMEANEPAYILATSGTTAKPKLAVHTHGGYQVYVHSMAKWMFGLRPADVWWSTSDIGWVVGHSYIVFGPLLVGCATIAYEGALDHPDAETFYRIIERHHVTGVFTSPTAVRLLMRYGSVPAKKHDLTSLERVFCAGEVLNAPAWEWFQKEALGDRIPVIDHYWQTETGGPVVGNPYGVALLPIKPGSGGVPLAGIEAAVVDGDGNEMKPGEKGIFVIKRPFPGLTARLWAEPERYAKDYWEKVPGKTVYFTGDATSIDADGYVWFSGRADEIIKIADHRIGTIEVETAFLRSPAVAEAGVTGRPDELRGMVISAFVVLKQGHAPSEALKKELLATVRSELGPIAVIGELNFVDMLPKTRSGKIMRRVLKAVILGKDPGDISTIEDEGSVEEAREAWEQMRASVTTGS, translated from the coding sequence ATGGGCGCGCTGCATCCCAAGGTCGCTGCGTGGAAGCGCGAGGCGACCGAGGATCCCGAGGGCTTCTGGGGACGCGCAGCGGAGGCGCTGCCGTGGTTCCGCAAATGGGAGCGCGTGCTCGACTGGGAGCCGCCGACGTTCCGCTGGTACCGCGGCGGCCTCTCGAACCTCGCGTACAACTGCGTCGACCACCACGTGAAGACCGGCGCGGGCGCGCACACCGCGCTCATCACCGAGAACGAGCGCGGCGAGCAGCGGACGTACACGTACGCACAGCTGCACGACGAGGTCAAACGCGTCGGGGCGGCGCTCCGCGGACTCGGGATCAAGAAGGGCGACCGGATCGCGATCTACATGCCGACCTGCGCCGAGGCGATCGTGCTGATGCTCGGCGCGGTCCGCATCGGCGCGGTGATCATCGTCGTCTTCGCCGGCTTCGGCGCCGGCGCGCTCGGGGAGCGCGTCCGTCTGGCGGGCGCGCGCGCGGTGTTCGCGACCGACGTCACGTATCGCAAGGGCAAGGACGTCCCGCTCAAGCAGATCGTCGACGAAGCCGTCGCGGGCTCGCCCAGCGTCGAGCGGATCATCGTGCTGAAGCGCGGATCCGCCGCGGTCGCGATGGCCGCGGGCCGCGACATCACCTGGGACGAGTTCCTGCGCGGTGCCGCGGGCCAGGACGATTCACATGTCGAGATGGAGGCGAACGAGCCCGCGTACATCCTCGCGACCTCGGGTACGACCGCGAAGCCGAAGCTCGCGGTGCATACCCACGGCGGGTATCAGGTCTACGTCCACAGCATGGCGAAGTGGATGTTCGGCCTACGGCCGGCTGACGTGTGGTGGTCGACCTCGGACATCGGCTGGGTCGTCGGTCACTCATACATCGTGTTCGGGCCGCTGCTCGTGGGATGCGCGACGATCGCCTATGAAGGCGCGCTCGATCATCCCGACGCCGAGACCTTCTACCGGATCATCGAGCGGCACCACGTGACCGGCGTCTTCACGTCGCCGACCGCGGTGCGGCTCCTCATGCGTTACGGCAGCGTTCCGGCGAAGAAGCACGACCTGACCTCGCTCGAGCGCGTGTTCTGCGCGGGCGAGGTCCTGAACGCGCCGGCGTGGGAGTGGTTCCAGAAGGAAGCGCTCGGCGACCGCATCCCCGTCATCGACCATTACTGGCAGACCGAGACCGGCGGGCCGGTCGTCGGCAATCCCTACGGCGTCGCGCTGCTGCCGATCAAACCGGGGTCGGGCGGCGTTCCGCTCGCGGGCATCGAGGCCGCGGTCGTCGACGGCGACGGAAACGAGATGAAGCCCGGAGAGAAGGGCATCTTCGTTATCAAGCGTCCGTTCCCCGGTCTCACCGCGCGGCTCTGGGCGGAGCCCGAGCGCTACGCGAAGGACTACTGGGAGAAGGTCCCCGGGAAGACCGTGTACTTCACCGGCGATGCGACCTCGATCGACGCGGACGGCTACGTCTGGTTCTCGGGGCGCGCCGACGAGATCATCAAGATCGCCGACCACCGCATCGGGACGATCGAGGTCGAGACCGCGTTCCTCCGCAGTCCCGCGGTCGCCGAGGCCGGCGTCACCGGCCGCCCGGACGAGCTGCGCGGAATGGTGATCTCCGCGTTCGTCGTGCTCAAGCAGGGCCACGCTCCGTCCGAAGCGCTGAAGAAAGAGCTGCTCGCGACGGTCCGCTCCGAGCTCGGTCCGATCGCGGTGATCGGGGAGCTCAACTTTGTCGACATGCTGCCCAAGACGCGCAGCGGCAAGATCATGCGACGCGTCTTGAAGGCCGTGATCCTCGGCAAGGATCCCGGCGATATCTCCACGATCGAGGACGAGGGCTCGGTCGAGGAAGCGCGCGAAGCGTGGGAGCAGATGCGGGCGAGTGTCACGACGGGGAGCTGA
- a CDS encoding benzoate-CoA ligase family protein, whose product MGELRLPELGERYNAAETYVDAHRAERPDAVAIRCQGASVTYGDMARNVDRCGNALRELGIDIEDRVVILCLDSPAFVYAFFGAIKLGAIPVPANTLLISRDLAYILRDSRAVAVVVSAPLLPKVLEIRKDCPRLRHILVTTSGTTPLDGALPDGVTSFEAALAAADDELDPAPTTPDDMCFWLYSSGTTGFPKGAVHLQHDMIYSAETLGRHVLGCTDADRYFTVSPLFHAYGLGNGVFVPMRYGASVVYKPERATPDLVYGLVTTERPTVMYTAPTFYAALLAYPEADFKYDLSSLRFCVSAGESLPKPLFDAWKKRFGIEILDGIGSTEMLHIFICNRPGQARGGTSGTVVPGYKAKIVDDDGRELGAGETGNLHVSGDSCCAFYWNKHEKSKATFRGEWTVTGDKYHLDADGYYTYEGRADDMLKVSGQWVSPAEVEAALMEHAAVLECGVVGAKDKDELTKPRAFVLLKQGQKPSDALAEELKQFVKTRIAPYKYPRWIEFVDELPKTATGKIQRFKLRELGGG is encoded by the coding sequence GTGGGGGAGCTGCGATTGCCGGAGCTTGGCGAGCGGTACAACGCGGCCGAGACCTACGTCGACGCGCATCGGGCGGAGCGGCCAGACGCTGTCGCGATCCGCTGCCAGGGCGCCTCCGTCACCTACGGAGACATGGCGCGGAACGTCGACCGCTGCGGCAACGCGCTGCGCGAGCTCGGCATCGACATCGAGGACCGCGTCGTCATCCTGTGTCTCGACTCGCCGGCCTTCGTCTACGCGTTCTTCGGCGCGATCAAGCTCGGCGCGATCCCGGTGCCGGCGAATACCCTCCTCATCTCGCGCGACCTCGCGTACATCCTGCGCGACAGCCGCGCCGTCGCGGTCGTCGTCAGCGCGCCGCTCCTCCCCAAGGTGCTGGAGATCCGCAAGGACTGCCCGCGGCTGCGGCACATCCTCGTGACGACGTCGGGCACGACGCCGCTCGACGGCGCGCTCCCGGACGGCGTCACGTCGTTCGAGGCGGCGCTCGCCGCGGCCGACGACGAGCTCGACCCGGCTCCGACGACGCCCGACGACATGTGCTTCTGGCTGTACTCATCGGGCACCACCGGCTTCCCGAAGGGTGCGGTGCATCTGCAGCACGACATGATCTATTCGGCGGAGACGCTCGGGCGTCACGTTCTGGGCTGCACCGACGCGGACCGCTACTTCACGGTGTCGCCGCTCTTCCACGCCTACGGTCTTGGCAACGGCGTCTTCGTGCCGATGCGTTACGGCGCGTCGGTCGTCTACAAACCGGAGCGCGCCACCCCCGATCTCGTCTACGGGCTGGTCACGACCGAGCGGCCGACGGTGATGTACACCGCGCCCACCTTCTATGCCGCGCTCCTCGCGTATCCGGAGGCCGACTTCAAATACGACCTGTCGTCGCTGCGTTTCTGCGTCTCCGCGGGCGAGTCGCTGCCTAAGCCGCTCTTCGACGCGTGGAAGAAACGCTTCGGCATCGAGATCCTCGACGGCATCGGCTCGACGGAGATGCTCCACATCTTCATCTGCAACCGGCCGGGACAGGCGCGCGGCGGCACGAGCGGCACGGTGGTGCCGGGATACAAGGCGAAGATCGTCGACGACGACGGGCGCGAGCTCGGCGCGGGCGAGACGGGGAACCTCCACGTCTCGGGCGATTCGTGCTGCGCCTTCTACTGGAACAAGCACGAGAAGTCGAAGGCGACGTTCCGCGGCGAGTGGACGGTCACCGGCGACAAATATCACCTCGACGCCGACGGCTACTACACGTACGAGGGACGGGCTGACGACATGCTCAAGGTCTCGGGGCAGTGGGTGTCTCCGGCGGAGGTCGAGGCGGCGCTGATGGAGCACGCGGCGGTGCTCGAGTGCGGCGTGGTCGGCGCGAAGGACAAGGACGAGCTCACCAAGCCACGGGCATTCGTGTTACTCAAGCAGGGCCAGAAGCCCAGCGACGCGCTGGCCGAGGAGCTCAAGCAGTTCGTGAAGACGCGCATCGCGCCGTACAAGTACCCGCGCTGGATCGAGTTCGTCGACGAGCTGCCCAAGACCGCGACCGGCAAGATCCAGCGGTTCAAGCTCCGCGAGCTGGGCGGCGGCTAA